The following are encoded together in the Oreochromis niloticus isolate F11D_XX linkage group LG12, O_niloticus_UMD_NMBU, whole genome shotgun sequence genome:
- the sftpbb gene encoding surfactant protein Bb isoform X2, whose translation MSASGFMLVILAVTLWPGDSRFITGPLSFIKQKSLTLGICPECSQIIQLSANMIFSSDTKGVVYESLHALCRRLPEEQVSECDLQVKTYLPKILRQTPDHVKPGELCAAFGLCAPHEKDKVQTLSHRVAGTDASSPALATGTKTDEELNPVCTLCLFIIKKLESLLPKNMTEDAIKKVMGEVCNLMPEHYKDQCDDFINKYGVEIVEFLLSSAAPHTICTLLHLCLFNEQPVPEVFLASDCESCRTLAVLSRLHQGLNATEAQTYAFLESVCDIHPTAIPKCEAFTSIYGSRLQKVLGNQMEYPHACERADLCAASKQLEPLGKNRCTWGPSYWCKDAETAQECGNQAYCEKYMWKKNE comes from the exons ATGTCTGCATCCGGATTTATGCTCGTGATCCTCGCGGTGACTCTGTGGCCCG GAGACTCCAGGTTTATTACTGGCCCTTTGTCATTCATAAAGCAGAAATCTCTG ACGTTGGGTATCTGTCCAGAATGCAGCCAGATCATTCAGCTGTCGGCCAACATGATTTTCAGCAGCGATACCAAG GGAGTCGTATATGAAAGCTTGCACGCTTTGTGCCGCCGCCTCCCTGAAGAGCAGGTGTCAGAGTGTGATTTACAGGTGAAGACTTACCTGCCCAAAATCCTGCGTCAAACCCCTGATCACGTG AAACCCGGAGAGCTTTGTGCAGCTTTTGGACTTTGTGCTCCTCACGAGAAAGACAAAGTGCAgacactctcccaccgtgtagCTGGCACAGATGCATCCAGCCCCGCACTGGCCACAGGAACAAAGACAGAT GAGGAGCTCAACCCAGTTTGCACcctgtgtttgtttattatcAAGAAGCTGGAGAGTCTGCTGCCCAAAAATATGACTGAG GATGCTATAAAGAAGGTCATGGGGGAGGTCTGCAATCTTATGCCCGAGCACTATAAGGACCAATGTGATGATTTCATCAATAAATATGGCGTCGAGATAGTTGAATTCCTTTTGTCTTCTGCTGCGCCTCACACGATATGCACTCTTCTGCACCTCTGTCTGTTCAATGAGCAGCCAGTTCCAG AGGTATTCCTCGCATCAGACTGCGAGTCATGCCGTACACTGGCTGTGCTGAGCCGACTACACCAGGGCCTCAACGCCACTGAGGCTCAGACTTATGCTTTCCTGGAGTCTGTGTGTGACATCCACCCTACCGCCATCCCAAAG TGTGAAGCCTTCACCAGTATCTACGGCTCACGGCTGCAGAAGGTCTTGGGAAACCAGATGGAATATCCTCATGCATGTGAA AGAGCTGATCTGTGTGCCGCTTCGAAGCAGCTGGAACCGCTGGGAAAGAATCGTTGTACCTGGGGACCAAGCTACTGGTGCAAAGATGCTGAAACTGCTCAGGAGTGTGGC AATCAAGCCTACTGTGAGAAATACATGTGGAAGAAGAATGAGTGA
- the sftpbb gene encoding surfactant protein Bb isoform X1 yields MSASGFMLVILAVTLWPGDSRFITGPLSFIKQKSLQTLGICPECSQIIQLSANMIFSSDTKGVVYESLHALCRRLPEEQVSECDLQVKTYLPKILRQTPDHVKPGELCAAFGLCAPHEKDKVQTLSHRVAGTDASSPALATGTKTDEELNPVCTLCLFIIKKLESLLPKNMTEDAIKKVMGEVCNLMPEHYKDQCDDFINKYGVEIVEFLLSSAAPHTICTLLHLCLFNEQPVPEVFLASDCESCRTLAVLSRLHQGLNATEAQTYAFLESVCDIHPTAIPKCEAFTSIYGSRLQKVLGNQMEYPHACERADLCAASKQLEPLGKNRCTWGPSYWCKDAETAQECGNQAYCEKYMWKKNE; encoded by the exons ATGTCTGCATCCGGATTTATGCTCGTGATCCTCGCGGTGACTCTGTGGCCCG GAGACTCCAGGTTTATTACTGGCCCTTTGTCATTCATAAAGCAGAAATCTCTG CAGACGTTGGGTATCTGTCCAGAATGCAGCCAGATCATTCAGCTGTCGGCCAACATGATTTTCAGCAGCGATACCAAG GGAGTCGTATATGAAAGCTTGCACGCTTTGTGCCGCCGCCTCCCTGAAGAGCAGGTGTCAGAGTGTGATTTACAGGTGAAGACTTACCTGCCCAAAATCCTGCGTCAAACCCCTGATCACGTG AAACCCGGAGAGCTTTGTGCAGCTTTTGGACTTTGTGCTCCTCACGAGAAAGACAAAGTGCAgacactctcccaccgtgtagCTGGCACAGATGCATCCAGCCCCGCACTGGCCACAGGAACAAAGACAGAT GAGGAGCTCAACCCAGTTTGCACcctgtgtttgtttattatcAAGAAGCTGGAGAGTCTGCTGCCCAAAAATATGACTGAG GATGCTATAAAGAAGGTCATGGGGGAGGTCTGCAATCTTATGCCCGAGCACTATAAGGACCAATGTGATGATTTCATCAATAAATATGGCGTCGAGATAGTTGAATTCCTTTTGTCTTCTGCTGCGCCTCACACGATATGCACTCTTCTGCACCTCTGTCTGTTCAATGAGCAGCCAGTTCCAG AGGTATTCCTCGCATCAGACTGCGAGTCATGCCGTACACTGGCTGTGCTGAGCCGACTACACCAGGGCCTCAACGCCACTGAGGCTCAGACTTATGCTTTCCTGGAGTCTGTGTGTGACATCCACCCTACCGCCATCCCAAAG TGTGAAGCCTTCACCAGTATCTACGGCTCACGGCTGCAGAAGGTCTTGGGAAACCAGATGGAATATCCTCATGCATGTGAA AGAGCTGATCTGTGTGCCGCTTCGAAGCAGCTGGAACCGCTGGGAAAGAATCGTTGTACCTGGGGACCAAGCTACTGGTGCAAAGATGCTGAAACTGCTCAGGAGTGTGGC AATCAAGCCTACTGTGAGAAATACATGTGGAAGAAGAATGAGTGA